AAGGTTGATTTACCGACATTTGGACGACCGACAATGGCAACCAAACCACACTTTTGAGTATCAGCTGTCATTTTCTATCATCTCCAACACTTGCTGAGCGGCAGCTTGCTCTGCCTTACGACGGCTACTGCCCTTGGTAATAATAGCCTGTTGATTAATATCGGTCGTACATTTGACCGTAAATTCTTGGTTGTGTGACTGCCCTTTGATATCAATCACTTCGTAATGCGGCAAAGCAATTTTGCGTGCCTGTAGGTATTCCTGTAAACGAGTTTTCGGGTCTTTCTGGGTAATGCCTGGTTGAATTTCAGCAAGGCGCGGCGCAAACCATTTCAAAACTAAGTCTTTACAGGTTTCGATATCAGCGTCTAAATAGATAGCACCGATAATGGCTTCCACGGCATCCTCTAAAATCGAGTCGCGGCGATGACCACCACTTTTCTTCTCACCAGGCCCTAAAATTAAATGCTCACCCAACTTAAAGTCGCGTGCCATTTGCGCCAATGTCACACCGCGCACTAAGCTTGAACGCATGCGAGTGAGTTCGCCTTCACTTTCCTTCGGAAATTGCTGATATAACTGCTCTGCAATAATAAAACCCAAAATTGAGTCACCAAGAAACTCTAAGCGCTCATTATGCAAACCTTTGGCACTGCGATGCGTTAAGGCTTGTAACAGTAAT
This Thalassotalea euphylliae DNA region includes the following protein-coding sequences:
- the rnc gene encoding ribonuclease III, whose translation is MRNTPEALARLSKRLGYRFTEQKLLLQALTHRSAKGLHNERLEFLGDSILGFIIAEQLYQQFPKESEGELTRMRSSLVRGVTLAQMARDFKLGEHLILGPGEKKSGGHRRDSILEDAVEAIIGAIYLDADIETCKDLVLKWFAPRLAEIQPGITQKDPKTRLQEYLQARKIALPHYEVIDIKGQSHNQEFTVKCTTDINQQAIITKGSSRRKAEQAAAQQVLEMIENDS